The Arthrobacter sp. PM3 genome contains the following window.
CAGATACGGCACACGCCCCGGCCCGCACGGGCAAACGGGCTCCGTACACGAACGGAGAGCGGCGGCGCGCCGAACTTGTCGACGTCGCGTTCAAGGTGTTCGCCGAGAACGGCTTCCAGCAGCTCTCCGTCCGCCAGATAGCCGAGGCCATGGGCACCAGCCACACGGCCCTGCGCCACCACTTCGGATCGAAGGAGGCGCTCCTGGAAGCCGTGCTGGTGCGCCGCGAGGAGATCGACGGGCCCTGGCGGCAGAAGCTCCTTCAGACCCAGGGGTTCCTTGAGACCGTGCCGGAAGTCATGCGGCACAATGCCCGGATCCGCGGCGTCATCCAGCTGGACGCGACGCTCCGGGCCGAGGCAATCCGGCCCGACCACCCGGCCCACGCATTCATCCGCCGGCGGGACCTGGACTTCGTCGGCTCCGTGCGCGCCGAGGTCGAGCGCGAGCTCGGCGCGGGCCGGATTACGGCGGGCCTTGATCCGGACGTCCTGGCCCGCCAGATCACGTCCCTCGTCATCGGCGTCGAGCTGGCGTGGCTTTACGACGATTCGATCGACATGGGCGCGCAGCTTGGGGCCTTCATGGACCTGATCAGGAGCACACCCTAGGCGCCTCCGCCACTGTTTGTCCGACAGTGGGCCAAGAAACCAGGACACCGGATTCCTCATCGGGAATCCGGTGTCCTGGGTACAGTTTCGTGCCGTGTCCCTGCAGGGGCCACGGCCGCCCGCTAGGCGCGCAGTTCCGCCGCCGCGGCCTTGCGCTCGATGGCGATTTCCACCAGCACGCCGGCAATAAAGACCACTGGGACGGCCATCAGCAGGC
Protein-coding sequences here:
- a CDS encoding TetR/AcrR family transcriptional regulator, coding for MADTAHAPARTGKRAPYTNGERRRAELVDVAFKVFAENGFQQLSVRQIAEAMGTSHTALRHHFGSKEALLEAVLVRREEIDGPWRQKLLQTQGFLETVPEVMRHNARIRGVIQLDATLRAEAIRPDHPAHAFIRRRDLDFVGSVRAEVERELGAGRITAGLDPDVLARQITSLVIGVELAWLYDDSIDMGAQLGAFMDLIRSTP